A single region of the Procambarus clarkii isolate CNS0578487 chromosome 59, FALCON_Pclarkii_2.0, whole genome shotgun sequence genome encodes:
- the LOC138353808 gene encoding uncharacterized protein produces MSLSPVPGYTTPPTDYTTPPTDYTTPPTDYTTPPTDYTTPPTDFTTPPTDYTTPPTDYTTPPTDYTTPPTDYTTPPTDFTTPPTDYTTPPTDYTTPPTDYTTPPTDYTTPPTDYTTPPTDYTTPPTDYITPPTDFTTPPTDYTTPPTDYTTPPTDYITPPTDFTTPPTDYTTPPTDYTTPPTDYTTPPTDYTTPPTDYTTPPTDYTTPPTDYTTPPTDYTTPSTDYTTPPTDYTTPSTDYTTPPTDYTTPPTDYTTPPTDYTTPPTDYTTPPTDYTTPPTDYTTPPTDYITPPADRLTITTMYNNTRSKMITFITFVITQNTPSLLVV; encoded by the coding sequence ATGTCTTTGTCACCTGTTCctggctacaccacaccacctactgattacaccacaccacctactgattacaccacaccacctactgattacaccacaccacctactgattacaccacaccacctacTGATTTCACCACACCACCTACTGATTACACCACACCCCCTACTgattacaccacaccacctactgattacaccacaccacctactgattacaccacaccacctacTGATTTCACCACACCACCTACTgattacaccacaccacctactgattacaccacaccacctactgattacaccacaccacctactgattacaccacaccacctactgattacaccacaccacctactgattacaccacaccacctacTGATTACATCACACCACCTACTGATTTCACCACACCACCTACTgattacaccacaccacctactgattacaccacaccacctacTGATTACATCACACCACCTACTGATTTCACCACACCACCTACTgattacaccacaccacctactgattacaccacaccacctactgattacaccacaccacctactgattacaccacaccacctactgattacaccacaccacctactgattacaccacaccacctactgattacaccacaccacctacTGATTACACCACACCATCTACTgattacaccacaccacctacTGATTACACCACACCATCTACTgattacaccacaccacctactgattacaccacaccacctactgattacaccacaccacctactgattacaccacaccacctactgattacaccacaccacctactgattacaccacaccacctacTGATTACACCACTCCACCTACTGATTacattacaccacctgctgacagaCTGACAATTACAACCATGTATAATAACACCAGGAGCAAAATGATCACATTCATAACATTTGTGATCACGCAGAACACTCCATCACTGTTAGTAGTTTGA